A section of the Triticum dicoccoides isolate Atlit2015 ecotype Zavitan chromosome 7A, WEW_v2.0, whole genome shotgun sequence genome encodes:
- the LOC119331422 gene encoding beta-glucuronosyltransferase GlcAT14B-like, with protein MVAAGLSPIKHQPAESQPCFATMDIDIGTPTSSPRGRSSSWAGIDLRVLLSVVFGGIFTVFLLAASQAALPSASLFLQRYSAATQRPSPPRFAYLVSGSKGDAARLRRCLLALYHPRNRYILHLDAEAPDSDRAELAAFVAAHPVLAAAGNVRVVEKANLVTYRGITMVTTTLHAAAAFLHGPGPADWDWFINLSASDYPLVTQDDLMDVFSRLPRDLNFIEHTSDMGWKAHARAKPLVVDPGLYLKTKRDLMWMNTETEKRELPTAFTLFTGSAWTVLSRPFVEYLIGGWDNLPRTLLLYYGNFVSSPEGYFQTVACNADEFQNTTVNHDMHYISWGEPLGQHPELINATHWGRMLRSDAPFARKFNRDPNDPVLAKIDVELLSRQPGMVIPGGWCTRNVGGGGSDDHCSAIGDTTLLHSGPGAARLQRLVESLLSKDNFPPKQCKIIEHND; from the exons ATGGTTGCCGCCGGTCTGTCGCCCATCAAACACCAGCCTGCCGAGTCGCAGCCATGCTTTGCCACCATGGACATCGACATCGGCACCCCAACCTCCTCGCCGCGCGGCCGCTCCTCCTCCTGGGCCGGCATCGACCTGCGGGTCCTGCTCTCCGTCGTCTTCGGGGGCATCTTCACGGTGTTCCTCCTCGCGGCGTCCCAGGCCGCGCTCCCCTCCGCCTCACTCTTCCTCCAGCGGTACTCCGCGGCCACCCAGCGGCCGTCGCCACCGCGCTTCGCCTACCTCGTCTCCGGCTCGAAGGGCGACGCGGCAAGGCTGCGCCGCTGCCTGCTCGCGCTCTACCACCCGCGGAACCGCTACATCCTCCACCTGGACGCGGAGGCGCCCGACTCGGACCGCGCGGAGCTGGCGGCCTTCGTGGCCGCGCACCCGGTCCTCGCCGCGGCCGGCAACGTGCGCGTGGTCGAGAAGGCCAACCTGGTTACCTACCGGGGCATCACCATGGTCACCACCACGctgcacgccgccgccgccttcctgcATGGCCCCGGCCCCGCCGACTGGGACTGGTTCATCAACCTCTCCGCCTCCGACTACCCGCTCGTTACGCAGGACG ATCTGATGGACGTGTTCTCGCGGCTGCCGCGCGACCTGAACTTCATCGAGCACACGAGCGACATGGGCTGGAAAGC GCATGCGAGGGCGAAgccgttggtggtcgacccggggCTGTACCTGAAGACGAAGCGCGATCTCATGTGGATGAACACCGAGACCGAGAAGCGGGAGCTGCCCACCGCCTTCACGCTCTTCACCG GTTCTGCTTGGACGGTGTTGTCGCGGCCCTTCGTGGAGTACCTGATCGGGGGGTGGGACAACCTCCCGCGCACCCTCCTCCTCTACTACGGCAACTTTGTCTCCTCCCCGGAGGGTTACTTCCAGACTGTGGCCTGCAATGCCGACGAGTTCCAGAACACCACCGTGAACCACGACATGCACTACATCTCCTGGGGCGAGCCCCTGGGGCAGCATCCGGAGCTCATCAACGCCACTCACTGGGGTAGGATGCTCCGCAGTGACGCCCCCTTCGCGCGCAAGTTCAACCGAGACCCTAACGACCCTGTGCTCGCTAAGATTGACGTGGAACTCCTGTCACGGCAGCCCGGCATGGTCATCCCAGGCGGCTGGTGCACAAGAAATGTTGGTGGAGGCGGCAGCGATGATCATTGCTCGGCCATCGGGGACACGACACTCCTGCATTCTGGCCCAGGAGCTGCGCGGCTGCAGCGGCTCGTCGAGTCGCTCCTGTCGAAGGACAACTTCCCGCCTAAACAATGCAAGATCATCGAGCACAACGATTGA